The following are encoded in a window of Calonectris borealis chromosome 17, bCalBor7.hap1.2, whole genome shotgun sequence genomic DNA:
- the LOC142089496 gene encoding thyrotropin-releasing hormone receptor-like has product MENGSASLGAVLGGSGNQTLGRMPRQPLELQVVTILLVLLICGVGIAGNVMVVLVVLCTKHMVTPTNCYLVSLAVADLIVLLAAGLPNISEVVASWVYGYVGCLCITYLQYLGINISAWSITAFTVERYIAICHAIKAQLLCTVSRAKRIISSLWLFTSLYCLMWFFLVDTTQVTFSDGAQVSCGYRVSRSLYMPIYFLDFAVFYVIPLGLATVLYGLIARILFMSPLPTTLQRSCLGSTHQGGSLKLSCRGNKGALSSRKQVTKMLAVVVVLFALLWMPYRTLVVVNSFMDPPYLNIWFLLFCRMCIYLNSAINPIIYNLMSQKFRAAFRKLCKCEEKSTENPAPYTAPVYYSVMKDYSHDSSDHNVTKQEDLNSLPAPAKKNKPAQ; this is encoded by the exons ATGGAGAACGGCTCGGCCAGCCTGGGAGCCGTGCTGGGCGGCAGCGGCAACCAGACCCTGGGCAGGATGCCCCGGCAGCCCCTGGAGCTGCAGGTGGTCACcatcctgctggtgctgctcatCTGCGGGGTGGGCATCGCGGGCAACGTgatggtggtgctggtggtgctctGCACCAAGCACATGGTGACCCCCACCAACTGCTATCTGGTGAGCCTGGCGGTGGCCGACCTCATTGTGCTGCTGGCCGCCGGGCTGCCCAACATCTCGGAAGTGGTGGCTTCTTGGGTGTACGGCTACGTCGGCTGCCTCTGCATCACCTATTTGCAGTACTTGGGCATCAACATCTCTGCCTGGTCCATCACCGCCTTCACGGTGGAGCGTTACATCGCGATCTGCCACGCCATCAAAGCGCAGCTCCTGTGCACCGTGTCCCGCGCCAAGCGCATCATCTCCTCGCTGTGGCTCTTCACGTCCCTCTATTGCCTCATGTGGTTCTTCCTGGTGGACACGACACAAGTCACCTTCTCGGATGGGGCACAGGTCAGCTGTGGCTACCGGGTCTCCAGAAGCCTTTACATGCCCATTTACTTCTTGGATTTTGCTGTCTTCTACGTCATCCCATTGGGGCTGGCAACTGTCCTCTACGGCCTCATCGCCCGCATCCTCTTTATGAGccccctgcccaccaccctgcagcgctcctgcctgggctccacgcaccaggGCGGCTCCCTCAAGCTCTCCTGCCGGGGCAACAAGGGGGCCCTGAGCTCCCGCAAGCAG GTGACAAAAATGTTGGCTGTCGTTGTGGTCCTCTTCGCCCTTCTGTGGATGCCTTATCGCACACTGGTGGTGGTGAACTCCTTCATGGACCCTCCGTACCTGAACATCTGGTTCCTTCTCTTCTGCCGCATGTGCATCTACCTGAACAGTGCCATCAACCCCATCATCTACAACCTCATGTCACAGAAATTCAGGGCTGCCTTTAGGAAGTTATGCAAGTGCGAAGAGAAGAGTACCGAGAACCCCGCGCCGTACACCGCCCCAGTGTACTACAGCGTTATGAAGGACTATTCTCATGACAGCTCCGATCACAATGTCACCAAACAAGAAGATCTGAACAGTCTCCCTGCACCTGCAAAGAAGAACAAGCCTGCCCAATAA